A DNA window from Primulina tabacum isolate GXHZ01 chromosome 12, ASM2559414v2, whole genome shotgun sequence contains the following coding sequences:
- the LOC142521377 gene encoding uncharacterized protein LOC142521377: MADIVKQILAKPIQLADEVIKWSDGASSFRQDCLEIKAKTEKLAGLLRQAARASSDLYERPTRRIIDDTEQVLDKALTLVFKCRANGFRRIFTIIPAAAFRKISQQLENSIGDVSWLLRVSTPADDRDDEYLGLPPIAANEPILCLIWEQIAILCSGSLEERADAAASLVSLARDNDRYGKLIVEEGGVPPLLKLAKEGRQEGQENAARAIGLLGRDPESVEHIVNSGVCQVFAKILKEGHMSVQVVVAWAVSELAAHHPKCQDHFAQNNTIRLLVSHLAFETIQEHSKYLISKQNMSIHTVVLANSNSNTTKNDDGSSIRHEDEDKQFQSQIMHPMGNESTSHMHNLVTNTVAMKSSMNLKGKATQHSHESNTKPTHKNSKTNHQQHKHHFALTGNSIKGREFEDPATKAEMKAMAARALRHLCAGNITICRSITESRALLCFAVLLEKGPEEVQYNSAMALMEITAVAERDAELRRSAFKPTTPAAKAVVDQFLRIIEKADSELLIPSIRSIGNLARTFRATETRFIAPLVKLLDDREPEVTSEAAIALNKFASSDNFLHVNHSKAIISACGTKHLIPLIYFGEQMVQVPSFVLLCYLALHVPDSETLAQDDVLIVLEWATKQANLMQEKEIETLAYEGKKRLELYQSRGSKGYH; encoded by the coding sequence ATGGCGGACATTGTGAAACAAATCCTCGCGAAGCCGATACAGTTGGCGGACGAGGTGATAAAATGGTCAGACGGCGCCAGCTCCTTTCGCCAAGATTGCCTGGAAATCAAGGCCAAGACCGAGAAGCTCGCAGGCCTCCTCCGGCAGGCAGCGCGAGCCAGCAGCGACCTTTACGAGCGCCCCACGCGCCGCATCATCGATGACACCGAGCAAGTCCTCGACAAGGCCCTGACCCTTGTTTTCAAGTGCCGGGCCAATGGCTTCAGGCGCATCTTCACCATCATTCCTGCAGCTGCCTTCAGAAAAATCTCCCAACAGCTCGAAAACTCGATCGGGGATGTCTCGTGGCTGCTTCGTGTATCGACCCCGGCTGATGATCGCGATGATGAGTATCTTGGACTCCCGCCTATTGCTGCGAATGAGCCAATTTTATGCTTGATATGGGAACAAATTGCGATCTTGTGCTCGGGTAGTTTGGAGGAGCGTGCGGATGCTGCTGCGTCGCTCGTATCATTGGCAAGGGATAATGATCGGTATGGAAAATTGATCGTTGAGGAAGGAGGGGTACCTCCATTGCTGAAATTGGCTAAGGAAGGGAGACAAGAAGGGCAAGAAAATGCAGCTAGAGCCATAGGGTTGCTCGGAAGGGATCCGGAAAGCGTCGAACACATTGTGAATTCAGGAGTTTGTCAAGTGTTTGCGAAAATCCTCAAAGAAGGACATATGAGCGTTCAGGTTGTGGTTGCTTGGGCTGTCTCTGAGTTGGCCGCACATCATCCCAAATGCCAGGATCATTTCGCGCAGAACAACACAATTCGATTGCTGGTTAGCCATCTTGCCTTTGAAACGATTCAAGAACATAGCAAGTATCTCATAAGTAAGCAAAATATGTCGATTCACACGGTGGTGCTGGCGAATTCCAACTCAAACACAACCAAGAATGATGATGGTAGTAGCATTAGGCATGAAGACGAGGACAAGCAGTTTCAAAGCCAGATTATGCACCCGATGGGGAATGAAAGCACCAGTCATATGCACAATCTGGTTACAAACACAGTTGCCATGAAATCGAGCATGAACCTCAAAGGCAAGGCCACCCAGCATTCTCACGAAAGCAACACGAAACCTACCCACAAAAACTCGAAAACTAACCATCAACAGCACAAGCACCATTTTGCCTTGACTGGAAACAGCATCAAGGGAAGGGAATTCGAAGATCCTGCAACAAAGGCAGAGATGAAGGCCATGGCAGCTAGAGCTCTACGCCACCTTTGTGCCGGAAATATAACCATCTGTCGGAGCATAACTGAATCAAGAGCCCTTCTATGCTTTGCTGTTTTATTGGAGAAAGGGCCTGAAGAAGTTCAATACAATTCAGCAATGGCACTAATGGAGATCACAGCAGTAGCCGAACGAGACGCGGAACTGAGGCGCTCTGCCTTTAAACCTACTACACCTGCTGCCAAAGCTGTCGTGGACCAGTTCCTAAGAATCATCGAAAAAGCTGATTCAGAACTCCTCATTCCCAGCATTAGGTCCATAGGAAACTTGGCAAGAACTTTTCGTGCAACAGAGACAAGATTCATCGCCCCATTAGTAAAGTTGCTGGATGATAGGGAGCCTGAAGTGACAAGTGAGGCGGCCATAGCCCTTAACAAATTCGCCTCGAGCGACAACTTCCTGCATGTAAATCACTCCAAGGCCATAATCAGTGCCTGTGGGACTAAACATCTGATCCCATTGATCTACTTCGGCGAGCAAATGGTGCAGGTCCCTTCCTTCGTATTGCTCTGTTACCTCGCATTGCATGTCCCTGATAGCGAGACATTGGCTCAGGACGACGTGCTGATCGTGCTGGAATGGGCTACAAAGCAAGCCAATCTAATGCAAGAAAAAGAAATCGAAACCTTGGCGTATGAAGGGAAGAAGAGGTTGGAACTCTACCAGTCTAGAGGATCAAAGGGTTACCATTGA